A window from Macaca thibetana thibetana isolate TM-01 chromosome 7, ASM2454274v1, whole genome shotgun sequence encodes these proteins:
- the NSMCE3 gene encoding non-structural maintenance of chromosomes element 3 homolog, with protein sequence MTRHAVSADTARPFWGPAQAAALAGRRPTIPAAAACLPECAPVRVAGDMLQKPRNRGRSGGQAERDSDWSRGGNSGASRAGEHARARRDDFAEEAPSTSRGPGGSQGSQVARRSQASPAVGPRTQKQQELKVSELVQFLLIKDQKKIPIKRADILKHVIGDYKDIFPDLLKRAAERLQYVFGYKLVELEPKSNTYILINTLEPVEEDAEVRGDQGTPTTGLLMIVLGLIFMKGNTVKETEVWDFLRRLGVYPTKKHFIFGDPKKLITEDFVRQRYLEYRRIPHTDPVDYEFQWGPRTNLETSKMKVLKFVAKVHNQDPKDWPAQYCEALADEENRARPQPSGSAPSS encoded by the coding sequence ATGACGCGGCACGCAGTCTCAGCCGACACTGCGCGCCCCTTCTGGGGCCCCGCCCAGGCAGCGGCCTTAGCGGGTCGCCGACCCACGATCCCAGCCGCGGCTGCTTGCTTGCCGGAGTGTGCACCGGTACGCGTCGCCGGTGACATGTTGCAAAAACCGAGGAACCGGGGTCGCTCTGGCGGCCAGGCCGAGAGGGACAGCGACTGGAGCCGTGGCGGAAACTCCGGGGCCTCGCGGGCGGGCGAACACGCCCGGGCCCGCAGAGACGACTTCGCAGAGGAGGCCCCGAGCACTTCCCGGGGGCCGGGCGGCTCGCAGGGGTCGCAGGTCGCCCGCCGGTCCCAGGCCTCCCCCGCCGTGGGCCCCAGGACCCAGAAGCAGCAGGAGCTGAAAGTGTCCGAGCTGGTGCAGTTCTTACTGATTAAGGACCAGAAGAAGATTCCGATCAAGCGGGCCGACATACTGAAGCACGTCATCGGGGACTACAAGGACATCTTCCCCGACCTCCTCAAACGGGCCGCCGAGCGCCTCCAGTACGTCTTCGGTTATAAGCTGGTGGAACTTGAACCCAAGAGCAACActtacatcctcatcaacaccCTGGAGCCGGTGGAGGAGGATGCCGAGGTGAGGGGTGACCAAGGCACGCCCACTACGGGCCTCCTGATGATCGTCCTGGGGCTCATCTTTATGAAGGGCAACACCGTCAAGGAGACTGAAGTCTGGGACTTTCTGCGGCGCTTAGGGGTCTACCCCACCAAGAAGCATTTCATTTTCGGAGATCCAAAGAAACTCATTACCGAGGACTTTGTGCGACAACGTTACCTGGAATACCGGCGGATACCCCACACCGACCCCGTGGACTACGAGTTCCAGTGGGGCCCGCGAACCAACCTGGAAACCAGCAAGATGAAAGTTCTTAAGTTTGTGGCCAAAGTCCATAATCAAGACCCCAAGGACTGGCCAGCGCAGTACTGTGAGGCGTTGGCAGATGAGGAGAACAGGGCCAGACCTCAGCCCAGTGGCTCAGCCCCATCCTCTTGA